One window of the Notolabrus celidotus isolate fNotCel1 chromosome 23, fNotCel1.pri, whole genome shotgun sequence genome contains the following:
- the si:dkey-171c9.3 gene encoding uncharacterized protein si:dkey-171c9.3: MQKESADPRMPEPSEGNLGRPEGHRTSPLNNGVLEKFAQNMTENIIQSFLGQMEMVEPEVVSNNQNQEMLAEELASAVVKEALREAGFMLKSFQSEGMEMDGGQAKSSDESESEPCNPSLSKSGLPVLGSVDYPDAPPTTPLLPELERSRYSFAKKLKGGLAKVFLPSPPPPTPKDEIDSASDPRVELMEHLMHSLSSDDVGRGHFDAEANHGTTVGAFAEALSYDIMDSVLRSNNGDLIHESRDLHELADKLAETIITSSLDEAKIMV, translated from the coding sequence ATGCAGAAAGAGAGTGCAGATCCAAGGATGCCAGAGCCCAGTGAAGGAAACCTTGGCAGACCTGAAGGCCACAGGACAAGTCCCCTAAACAATGGGGTTCTTGAGAAGTTTGCCCAAAATATGACCGAGAACATAATCCAGTCGTTTTTAGGCCAAATGGAAATGGTGGAACCTGAAGTGGTGTCCAATAATCAAAACCAGGAGATGTTAGCTGAAGAGTTAGCCTCAGCTGTGGTTAAAGAAGCTCTGAGGGAAGCTGGTTTTATGCTCAAGAGTTTTCAATCAGAGGGGATGGAAATGGATGGCGGACAGGCCAAAAGTTCTGATGAGTCTGAGAGCGAGCCCTGCAATCCATCTTTGTCCAAGTCAGGGCTCCCCGTTTTGGGATCCGTCGACTACCCCGACGCCCCTCCGACTACACCCCTCCTCCCAGAGCTCGAAAGAAGCAGATACAGTTTTGCCAAGAAGCTCAAAGGGGGCTTGGCAAAGGTTTTCCTGCCGTCGCCTCCACCGCCGACCCCCAAGGATGAAATAGACAGCGCCAGCGACCCCAGAGTGGAGTTGATGGAGCATCTGATGCACTCGCTGTCCAGCGATGACGTAGGACGAGGACATTTTGACGCAGAGGCAAACCATGGAACCACAGTGGGAGCTTTTGCGGAGGCTCTTTCGTACGACATCATGGACTCAGTCTTACGTTCCAATAATGGAGATCTGATCCATGAGAGTCGTGATCTTCATGAACTGGCCGACAAACTGGCTGAAACCATCATCACGTCTTCGCTTGATGAAGCTAAAATAATGGTCTAG